A single region of the Chryseobacterium sp. 6424 genome encodes:
- a CDS encoding ABC-three component system protein, whose protein sequence is MDLSRINQEHIEAGGDVVAGNKYDHSVNVNNVLNPATDYMLELVKKFKDEALTNNKFNDIVDNLNHYSTNLDEDTVYDLEYKLKAGNRDFEYKRAALLKERIAKKIKLNENSEAAQEIYAYLLSQVCSDFNMHVYPLIKTSSIMQINLLLDERVIKPAQGILGVNVLRLLKDDINGMIYFLTGNCHIKWE, encoded by the coding sequence ATGGATTTAAGTAGAATAAATCAGGAACATATAGAAGCAGGAGGAGATGTAGTTGCAGGCAATAAATATGATCACAGTGTTAATGTAAACAATGTGCTAAATCCTGCTACGGATTATATGCTGGAATTAGTTAAAAAATTTAAAGATGAAGCACTTACTAATAATAAGTTTAATGATATAGTAGACAACTTAAATCATTACAGCACAAATTTAGATGAAGATACTGTTTATGATTTAGAGTATAAACTGAAAGCAGGTAATCGTGATTTTGAATATAAAAGAGCAGCATTACTAAAAGAAAGAATAGCAAAGAAAATTAAACTTAATGAAAATAGTGAAGCAGCTCAAGAAATTTATGCCTATCTATTGTCTCAAGTTTGCTCAGATTTCAATATGCACGTGTATCCGTTGATAAAGACTTCTTCTATAATGCAAATCAATTTATTACTTGATGAAAGGGTTATAAAGCCTGCTCAAGGAATTTTAGGAGTGAATGTATTAAGACTTCTTAAAGACGATATTAATGGAATGATATATTTTTTAACAGGTAATTGTCACATAAAATGGGAGTAG
- a CDS encoding penicillin-binding protein activator LpoB: MPLFLLLSLTKLMAQEDTRTVVGVSAFSTDESGRFVGLVTEKVVEMLTNTKRFRVVDRTSADKVRDELELQKSEAFMDSKNLVEQGASMAAEKIITGHITKIPVYAIKSAAGTVTGYKASVAFQMKVVDVATGLSTDATSFEGKASDLMLSPESAVQNAMKSVQGEINHYFKLNFPVQGKVIKILQVDNKGKFLLNVGKNAGIAVGDRFIIEKTEIIEGQKYPQKIATVEVVNLAGENLSEAVALDKKSSENIVASYSDSQKPDCTLIIKK, translated from the coding sequence TTGCCATTATTCCTCCTGCTGTCACTTACCAAACTTATGGCGCAGGAGGATACCAGAACGGTAGTCGGTGTAAGTGCCTTCAGTACCGATGAAAGCGGAAGGTTTGTAGGTCTGGTAACGGAAAAGGTCGTGGAAATGCTCACAAATACCAAGAGATTCCGCGTTGTAGACCGTACCAGCGCAGATAAGGTGCGGGACGAGCTTGAACTTCAAAAGTCCGAGGCTTTCATGGACAGTAAAAACCTGGTGGAACAAGGCGCCAGTATGGCGGCTGAAAAGATTATTACTGGACATATCACTAAAATTCCTGTATACGCGATCAAAAGTGCCGCCGGAACAGTTACCGGCTATAAGGCAAGTGTTGCCTTCCAGATGAAAGTGGTAGATGTGGCTACCGGCCTAAGTACCGATGCTACAAGCTTTGAAGGTAAAGCGAGCGACCTGATGCTGTCACCGGAGAGTGCGGTGCAAAATGCGATGAAATCTGTACAGGGAGAAATCAATCATTATTTCAAGCTGAATTTTCCTGTCCAGGGTAAAGTTATAAAAATCCTGCAGGTGGATAACAAAGGCAAATTTCTGCTGAATGTAGGTAAAAACGCTGGCATAGCGGTAGGTGACAGGTTTATAATAGAAAAAACGGAAATTATCGAAGGGCAGAAGTATCCCCAGAAAATCGCCACTGTCGAAGTGGTTAATCTGGCAGGTGAAAATCTCTCTGAAGCAGTCGCGTTAGATAAGAAATCCAGTGAAAACATCGTTGCCAGCTACTCGGATTCACAAAAACCCGACTGCACATTGATCATTAAAAAATAA
- a CDS encoding restriction endonuclease subunit S has product MNNWKQKTLNDVCDKISLNKIKIKQKEYLFEGKYPVIDQGQELIGGYFDNQDLLVPNEPPYIVFGDHTKVKKFIPFRFIAGADGVKVLKAKSNILPKFLYYLLHTIKIENKGYARHFQLLEKETFLIPEDIPEQRAIVKKLESLFSSLDAGVADLKKAQQQLKIYRQAVLKKAFEGEVKKKGKDNFIETKINDISANLSNDMKIVKLGSLITLQGGYAFKSQEFQNEGIPVVKIANVNLDNINWDDTSYIDEGRVNEFKSYALKEGDVLIAMTRPVIKSLNSVKTVIVRKADLPCFLNQRVGRFLIKNGSVLKEYLQYFIKSTFFKDPIVRQANDSLLPNISGKIIESFDFLIPDSIDQQKQIVKQIESRLSVCDSIEQNIKESLEKAEALRQSILKKAFEGNLLTAQELAACKLAHDYEPANVLLERIKVEQNKTTAKPNKKTPH; this is encoded by the coding sequence ATGAATAACTGGAAACAAAAAACACTCAACGATGTCTGTGATAAAATTTCTTTAAATAAAATTAAAATAAAACAAAAGGAATATTTATTTGAAGGAAAATATCCAGTTATTGACCAAGGACAAGAATTAATTGGTGGATATTTTGATAATCAAGATTTACTCGTTCCAAATGAACCACCATATATTGTTTTTGGAGATCACACAAAAGTCAAAAAATTTATTCCATTTCGGTTTATAGCAGGTGCAGATGGTGTTAAAGTTTTAAAAGCAAAGAGTAATATTTTACCGAAATTCCTATATTATCTTTTACATACAATAAAAATTGAGAATAAGGGTTATGCTCGACATTTTCAATTATTAGAAAAAGAAACATTTTTAATTCCTGAAGATATTCCCGAACAACGAGCCATTGTTAAAAAATTAGAAAGTTTATTCAGCAGTTTAGATGCCGGAGTAGCCGATCTAAAAAAAGCACAACAGCAATTAAAAATTTACCGACAAGCGGTTTTGAAAAAGGCTTTTGAGGGGGAAGTGAAGAAGAAAGGAAAAGATAATTTCATTGAAACTAAAATTAATGATATATCTGCAAACCTTAGCAATGATATGAAAATTGTTAAGCTAGGTTCTCTCATTACATTACAAGGAGGTTATGCATTTAAAAGCCAAGAATTTCAAAATGAAGGTATTCCTGTAGTTAAAATTGCTAATGTCAATCTTGATAATATAAATTGGGATGACACTTCATATATTGATGAAGGTAGAGTAAATGAATTTAAATCATATGCTTTAAAAGAAGGAGATGTACTAATTGCGATGACAAGGCCAGTTATAAAGTCTTTAAATAGTGTTAAAACGGTTATTGTTAGGAAAGCTGATTTACCTTGTTTCTTAAATCAGCGTGTTGGTCGTTTTTTGATAAAGAATGGTTCAGTTCTCAAAGAATACTTGCAATATTTTATTAAAAGTACATTTTTTAAAGACCCTATAGTAAGACAAGCAAATGATTCTTTGCTTCCGAATATAAGTGGGAAAATAATAGAGAGTTTTGATTTTCTAATTCCTGATAGTATTGATCAACAAAAACAAATCGTCAAACAAATTGAATCCCGTTTATCCGTTTGTGATTCCATAGAACAAAACATCAAAGAAAGTTTAGAAAAAGCAGAAGCCTTACGCCAAAGCATTCTTAAAAAAGCATTTGAAGGAAACTTGTTAACTGCACAGGAATTGGCAGCATGTAAACTGGCTCACGATTATGAACCTGCAAATGTATTGTTAGAGCGAATAAAAGTGGAGCAGAACAAAACAACGGCTAAACCCAATAAAAAAACACCGCATTAA
- a CDS encoding type I restriction-modification system subunit M N-terminal domain-containing protein: MTESAIVSKIWNLANVMRHDGVGYGDYLEQITYLLFLKW; encoded by the coding sequence ATGACAGAATCAGCAATTGTATCAAAAATATGGAATCTGGCCAATGTAATGCGCCACGACGGAGTTGGTTATGGTGATTATCTTGAACAGATAACGTACTTACTGTTCCTTAAATGGTAG
- a CDS encoding type I restriction-modification enzyme R subunit C-terminal domain-containing protein — MAFNQNPEQKARDLIDEMLRLAGWHVQSKSNIDFSVGLGVAVREYQTSVGPADYVLFVNQKPLGLIEAKKEDEGHRLTTVEEQSSGYANADLKFFKNTDGLKYIYESTGVVTRFTDYTDPKPRGRNVFSFHKPETLLEWRKREKSLRGRFADYPVLDETGLRPAQITAINNLEKSFKGNRPKALIQMATGAGKTFTAATFIYRLLKFAKAKRILFLVDTKNLGEQAEQEFRAYQPQDDNRKFTELYNVQRLTSSYIADESQVCISTIQRMYSILQGEEMDEEEDVVNPNENSGWIEKQLAKKEAVPVAYNPKVPIEQFDFIIIDECHRSIYNLWKQVLDYYDAFLVGLTATPDKRTFGFFNENVVSQYTYEESVIDGVNVPYDVYLIETDISTKGALIEKGWFVDRRDKLSRAKRWQQEDEDTAYLRNDLDKKVVNISQIRTIITAYKDALRKDIFPNRFDENGEYEVPKTLVFAKTDSHADDIINIIREVFEEGNDFCKKVTYKIEEDPKSVLNRFRNDYYPRIAVTVDMIATGTDVKPLEVLLFMRDVRSINYFEQMKGRGTRTISADKLKLVSKTADAKTHFVIVDAVGATKSKKTDSRPLERQPTIPLKDLLQAVTMGVQEEDVYLSLANRLIRLEKQLTDAEKEKIQELAKGKSLKQMTRELIEAFDADVIADKANAIIAQIPVQDRTPAKEEQAKAQAQEALLKTASLTFNGKLNEHIDNVRKQHEQIIDHINLDEVTKAEWDTESVDKAKALINDFSEYLKANKDEIQALSIFYDQPYNRRNITFKMIKEVMDKLKLEKPLLAPAHVWSAYAGIEEVKSDCPKDELTALVSLIRKVCGIDEELKPFDKTIDENFKRWIFAQNAGQHNRFSTEQMEWLRMIKDHIISSYHIELDDLDYNPFDSKGGRGKMYQLFGNEMDSIINELNEALAA, encoded by the coding sequence ATGGCATTCAACCAAAACCCCGAACAGAAAGCCCGAGATTTGATCGACGAGATGCTGCGCCTGGCCGGCTGGCACGTACAATCTAAAAGCAATATCGATTTCAGTGTAGGATTGGGTGTGGCCGTGCGGGAATATCAAACAAGTGTAGGTCCTGCTGATTATGTACTATTCGTGAATCAGAAACCGTTGGGGCTAATTGAAGCCAAAAAGGAAGATGAAGGACACCGATTAACAACCGTGGAAGAGCAGTCTTCCGGATATGCCAATGCCGACCTGAAATTCTTCAAGAATACAGATGGATTAAAGTACATCTACGAAAGCACGGGCGTTGTTACCCGCTTTACCGATTATACCGACCCTAAACCCCGTGGCAGAAATGTTTTCAGCTTCCATAAGCCGGAAACCTTATTGGAATGGAGGAAAAGAGAAAAAAGTCTGCGAGGCAGATTTGCAGATTATCCGGTACTGGATGAAACAGGTTTGCGTCCGGCGCAGATTACTGCAATTAATAATTTAGAAAAATCATTTAAAGGCAACCGGCCAAAAGCCTTGATACAGATGGCGACGGGCGCGGGTAAAACCTTTACTGCCGCTACATTCATTTACCGATTACTGAAATTTGCAAAGGCTAAACGCATTCTGTTTTTAGTCGATACCAAGAACTTAGGTGAGCAGGCAGAACAGGAATTCAGAGCCTATCAACCGCAGGACGATAACCGTAAGTTTACCGAATTATACAACGTGCAGCGATTGACTTCAAGTTATATCGCCGATGAAAGTCAGGTTTGTATTTCTACCATTCAGCGGATGTATTCTATTTTGCAGGGCGAGGAAATGGATGAGGAGGAAGATGTAGTCAATCCCAATGAAAATTCAGGCTGGATAGAAAAACAGTTGGCAAAAAAAGAGGCCGTTCCGGTAGCATACAATCCAAAAGTGCCTATCGAGCAGTTTGATTTTATTATTATTGACGAATGCCACCGTTCTATTTATAACCTTTGGAAACAGGTGTTGGATTATTACGATGCGTTTCTAGTTGGCTTAACCGCAACACCTGATAAAAGAACTTTTGGTTTCTTTAATGAAAATGTAGTGAGCCAATATACTTACGAAGAATCGGTTATCGATGGTGTGAACGTTCCTTATGATGTGTATTTAATTGAAACCGATATTTCCACAAAAGGCGCTTTAATAGAAAAAGGTTGGTTTGTAGATAGAAGAGATAAACTGTCGAGAGCCAAACGCTGGCAACAGGAAGATGAAGACACCGCTTATCTGCGCAACGATTTAGATAAAAAAGTAGTCAACATCAGCCAAATCAGAACGATTATTACGGCTTACAAAGACGCTTTGAGAAAAGACATTTTTCCCAATCGTTTTGATGAAAATGGTGAATATGAAGTGCCTAAAACTTTAGTCTTTGCCAAAACCGACAGCCACGCCGATGACATTATCAATATCATCAGAGAAGTATTTGAAGAAGGCAATGATTTCTGTAAAAAGGTAACCTATAAAATAGAAGAAGACCCAAAATCGGTGCTGAACCGTTTTAGAAATGACTATTATCCGCGTATTGCCGTTACGGTAGATATGATTGCAACCGGAACCGATGTGAAACCTTTGGAGGTATTGCTGTTTATGCGGGATGTAAGAAGCATCAATTATTTTGAACAAATGAAAGGACGTGGAACGCGTACCATTTCTGCCGATAAATTAAAACTGGTAAGCAAAACTGCCGATGCTAAAACACACTTCGTGATTGTAGATGCAGTGGGTGCCACCAAATCTAAAAAGACAGACAGCCGTCCGCTGGAACGGCAGCCAACTATTCCTTTAAAAGATTTGTTGCAAGCCGTTACGATGGGCGTGCAGGAAGAAGATGTGTATCTTTCTTTGGCTAACCGACTCATCCGTTTGGAAAAGCAGCTGACCGATGCAGAGAAAGAGAAAATACAGGAACTGGCAAAAGGCAAAAGCTTAAAGCAGATGACCCGCGAACTGATTGAGGCATTTGATGCGGATGTGATTGCCGATAAAGCAAATGCCATTATTGCACAAATTCCCGTACAGGACCGAACGCCTGCAAAAGAAGAACAAGCCAAAGCCCAAGCGCAGGAAGCTTTGTTGAAAACAGCATCCTTAACTTTTAACGGCAAACTGAATGAGCATATTGACAATGTGCGCAAACAGCATGAACAGATTATCGACCATATCAATCTGGATGAAGTAACCAAAGCAGAATGGGACACGGAATCGGTGGACAAAGCCAAAGCCTTGATTAACGATTTCAGCGAGTACCTGAAAGCCAATAAAGACGAGATACAGGCGCTGAGTATTTTCTACGACCAGCCTTACAACCGCCGCAACATTACTTTTAAAATGATAAAAGAAGTAATGGATAAACTGAAACTGGAAAAACCACTGTTGGCTCCTGCTCACGTTTGGAGTGCTTATGCGGGTATAGAAGAAGTAAAAAGCGATTGCCCGAAAGATGAACTGACGGCATTGGTTTCTTTGATTAGGAAAGTGTGTGGCATAGATGAAGAACTGAAGCCTTTTGATAAAACCATTGACGAGAATTTTAAGCGTTGGATTTTTGCACAAAATGCCGGACAGCACAACCGCTTTAGCACCGAGCAAATGGAATGGTTGAGAATGATAAAAGACCACATTATAAGTTCGTACCATATTGAGCTGGATGATTTAGATTATAACCCGTTTGACAGCAAAGGCGGAAGAGGAAAGATGTACCAATTGTTTGGTAACGAAATGGATAGTATTATTAATGAATTAAATGAAGCATTAGCTGCATAA
- the tnpA gene encoding IS200/IS605 family transposase, which produces MANTYTQLYFHIVFAVKGRSNYISEQWKDELYKYIAGIIANKNQKLMIVNGVPNHIHLLIGTKPNCNLSDLIRDIKANSSKWINEKKWTNIHFEWQTGFGAFTVSQSGVPKVIEYIKNQEEHHRKKTFKEEYIEFLKAYQIDFKDEYLFDED; this is translated from the coding sequence ATGGCAAACACCTACACCCAATTATATTTTCATATTGTTTTTGCCGTGAAAGGCCGAAGCAATTATATTTCCGAACAATGGAAAGACGAATTGTATAAATACATTGCGGGCATTATTGCCAATAAAAACCAAAAACTAATGATTGTGAATGGAGTGCCGAACCATATTCATTTATTAATAGGCACGAAACCCAATTGTAATTTATCAGATTTAATTCGCGATATAAAAGCCAATTCATCTAAATGGATCAATGAGAAAAAATGGACCAACATTCATTTTGAGTGGCAAACCGGTTTTGGCGCATTTACCGTTAGCCAATCGGGTGTACCCAAGGTGATTGAATACATAAAAAATCAAGAAGAGCATCATCGGAAAAAAACCTTTAAAGAAGAATACATTGAATTTTTAAAAGCATATCAGATCGATTTTAAAGATGAATATTTGTTTGATGAAGATTGA
- a CDS encoding AAA family ATPase, whose translation MTQYNPFLKLNRLIIFSHEGKIAYDQNFHSGVNIIRGHNSSGKSTIANFIFYILGGDFNKWTSQALKCKDIIAEVEINDAKITLKRTVSEKAMQPMSVFWGSYEDSKKAGSENWEIFPYKRSEHKKSFSNALFLALGFPELRGDVDSNITMHQILRLIYIDQKSSTQDLMMSDNFDSSITRTTVADLLFGVYDDTLYTDKLELRESEKEQEIFKKQFEGIESIYKSTGAETKIETIDALIRENLEQLKKIDEALAGGDDISNSDIDDETEEIIKKLNDSLLLHKREFTDTLKEIEYYEYEILDSNEFIDSLTKRSLSINESLVTKELFGNIDFTHCPHCLSELTTSQPDHSCSLCKQVLPEEQIKSHHKKMQQEIDNQIRESKMLLKDKLLKLQEFKSLIPSLSNEIKTTQSEIESLLNRFQTRRNKGYDSLLIKKGEMTSKNNFLIQQQKAISRIDVLRKELKRLDAKIRDLRASIIAKEKDKNTKLFNARYFIQTKTLEILKSDLGRQKEFANAKIVELDFSKNTFLLDGQNNFSESSNVYLKNSIRFAIFFASLQFAFFRFPRFILCDNIEDKGMQPDRSKSFQRKIVELSNSSNVEHQIILTTSMVDEDLNGTELCVGEFYDENNKTLKNI comes from the coding sequence ATGACACAATATAACCCCTTTTTAAAGTTAAATAGATTAATAATATTTTCTCACGAAGGAAAGATTGCTTACGATCAGAATTTTCATAGTGGGGTAAATATTATAAGAGGACACAATAGCTCAGGGAAATCTACAATAGCAAACTTCATTTTTTATATACTTGGAGGAGACTTCAATAAATGGACTTCACAAGCTCTTAAGTGTAAAGATATTATTGCTGAAGTTGAAATAAACGATGCAAAAATCACATTGAAAAGAACTGTTTCCGAAAAAGCAATGCAACCAATGTCCGTATTTTGGGGAAGCTACGAAGATTCAAAAAAAGCTGGTAGTGAAAATTGGGAGATATTTCCATATAAAAGATCAGAACACAAAAAAAGTTTCTCTAACGCTTTGTTTTTAGCTTTAGGATTTCCGGAATTAAGGGGAGATGTTGATAGTAATATTACGATGCACCAAATTCTCAGATTGATATATATAGATCAAAAAAGTTCTACACAGGATTTAATGATGTCTGATAACTTTGATTCCTCTATAACAAGAACAACTGTAGCAGATTTGTTATTTGGTGTTTATGATGATACTTTATATACTGATAAATTAGAATTAAGAGAGAGCGAAAAGGAACAGGAGATATTTAAAAAGCAGTTTGAAGGAATAGAATCAATTTACAAATCGACTGGTGCAGAAACAAAAATCGAAACAATAGATGCCCTTATTAGAGAAAATCTAGAACAATTGAAGAAAATTGATGAGGCATTAGCAGGTGGCGATGATATAAGCAATTCTGATATCGATGATGAAACTGAAGAAATTATTAAAAAGTTAAATGATTCGCTTTTGCTACATAAAAGAGAATTTACAGATACATTAAAAGAAATTGAGTATTATGAATATGAAATTTTAGATTCGAATGAATTTATTGATAGTTTAACTAAACGAAGCTTATCAATTAACGAATCTTTAGTTACCAAAGAACTTTTCGGTAATATAGATTTCACCCATTGCCCTCATTGTTTAAGTGAGTTAACAACTTCCCAACCAGATCATAGCTGTAGTTTATGTAAGCAAGTTTTACCAGAAGAACAAATAAAATCTCATCACAAAAAGATGCAACAAGAGATAGACAATCAAATAAGGGAGTCTAAAATGTTGCTTAAAGATAAACTATTAAAATTACAAGAGTTCAAATCACTAATTCCATCTCTAAGTAATGAGATTAAAACTACTCAAAGTGAAATAGAGTCTTTATTAAATAGGTTTCAAACAAGAAGAAACAAAGGTTACGATTCTTTACTAATTAAAAAAGGAGAAATGACTTCCAAAAATAATTTTCTCATACAGCAACAAAAAGCTATATCAAGAATTGATGTTTTAAGAAAAGAATTAAAAAGATTAGATGCTAAAATTAGAGATTTACGAGCCTCAATAATAGCAAAAGAAAAAGATAAAAACACAAAATTATTTAATGCTCGTTATTTTATTCAAACCAAAACTTTAGAAATATTAAAAAGTGATCTAGGAAGGCAAAAGGAATTTGCAAATGCCAAAATAGTTGAACTAGACTTCTCAAAAAATACGTTTTTATTAGATGGGCAAAACAATTTTTCTGAGAGTTCGAATGTATATCTGAAAAACAGTATTCGATTTGCAATATTTTTTGCGTCTTTACAATTTGCGTTTTTTAGATTTCCCAGATTCATTTTATGTGACAATATCGAAGATAAAGGAATGCAGCCTGATAGAAGTAAAAGTTTTCAAAGAAAAATAGTTGAGCTTTCTAATAGTTCAAATGTCGAACATCAAATTATTTTAACTACTTCAATGGTAGATGAAGATTTAAACGGCACGGAACTTTGCGTTGGGGAATTTTATGATGAAAACAACAAAACTTTGAAGAATATTTAA
- a CDS encoding class I SAM-dependent DNA methyltransferase produces MVDELNKPPYNRNLKLPRLKDVDGNEVEGAEVCSWENLVSKNGAELESFYIQALRSLGTEKGMLGQIYVKSQNKIQDPANLQRIITMIAKEDWSMMGADVKGTIYEGLLEKNAEDTKSGAGQYFTPRALIRTMVACVQPKPMKTVMDPACGSGGFFLAAYDWLTENNKLDKDEKMFLKNSTFHGNEIVASTRRMCLMNLYLHGIGEIDAEPLVKSNDALIAAESQTYDYVLANPPFGKKSGMTVTNEDGDIEKEDISYNRQDFWETTSNKQLNFLQHIKSLLKIDGEAAVVLPDNVLFEGGAGEEIRKQLLKTTELHTILRLPTGIFYANGVKANVLFFNNKPASKDPWTKEVWFYDYRTNVHHTLKKKPLTEADLEDFVKCYHPENIYKRKETWSEENPDGRWRKYTYDEIIVRDKTSLDIFWVKDQSLTDLDNLPDPDVLALEIIDNIEAGLASFREIVSELEKGEEIK; encoded by the coding sequence ATGGTAGATGAACTTAACAAACCACCTTATAACAGAAACTTAAAATTACCCAGACTTAAAGATGTAGATGGCAATGAAGTGGAAGGCGCAGAGGTTTGCTCTTGGGAGAATTTAGTCTCAAAAAACGGAGCAGAACTGGAGTCGTTTTACATTCAGGCATTGCGTTCATTGGGTACGGAAAAAGGAATGCTGGGGCAGATTTATGTAAAAAGTCAGAACAAAATACAAGACCCGGCCAACCTGCAGCGCATTATTACGATGATCGCCAAAGAAGACTGGAGCATGATGGGTGCCGATGTAAAAGGAACCATCTACGAAGGACTACTGGAAAAGAACGCGGAAGATACCAAATCGGGAGCGGGTCAATATTTTACACCCAGAGCATTAATCAGAACCATGGTTGCCTGTGTACAGCCAAAGCCTATGAAAACGGTAATGGACCCGGCTTGCGGTTCGGGCGGTTTCTTTCTGGCAGCGTATGACTGGCTGACCGAAAACAATAAATTAGACAAAGACGAAAAGATGTTCCTGAAGAACAGTACTTTTCACGGTAATGAGATTGTAGCCAGCACCCGAAGGATGTGTCTGATGAACCTTTACCTGCACGGTATCGGAGAGATAGATGCTGAACCTTTGGTAAAATCAAATGACGCATTGATAGCAGCTGAAAGTCAGACCTATGATTATGTCTTGGCCAATCCGCCTTTTGGCAAGAAAAGCGGCATGACCGTGACCAACGAAGACGGTGATATTGAAAAAGAAGACATCAGTTATAACCGTCAGGATTTCTGGGAAACCACCAGCAACAAACAGCTGAACTTTTTACAGCATATTAAATCCCTGTTGAAGATTGATGGTGAAGCGGCAGTCGTTTTACCGGACAATGTTTTGTTTGAAGGTGGTGCCGGAGAGGAAATCAGGAAGCAGTTATTAAAGACCACTGAACTACATACTATTTTACGTTTGCCCACCGGAATATTTTATGCCAATGGGGTAAAAGCGAACGTACTGTTTTTCAATAACAAACCGGCAAGTAAGGACCCGTGGACGAAAGAAGTCTGGTTTTACGATTACCGAACCAACGTTCACCACACACTGAAGAAAAAACCGCTGACGGAAGCCGATTTAGAAGACTTTGTAAAATGTTATCATCCCGAAAACATCTACAAACGCAAAGAAACCTGGAGTGAGGAGAATCCTGACGGACGCTGGAGAAAATATACTTACGATGAAATCATCGTAAGAGATAAAACCAGCTTGGATATCTTTTGGGTAAAAGACCAAAGCTTAACAGATTTGGATAACCTGCCAGACCCGGATGTTCTGGCTCTGGAGATCATTGATAATATAGAAGCGGGATTGGCGAGTTTTCGGGAGATTGTGAGCGAGCTGGAGAAGGGTGAAGAAATTAAATAA
- a CDS encoding ABC-three component system middle component 5 yields MYRIILLSSRIAKTIEIDKLKILDFYYVYPTELLDIKKPVGFKKYEKFLKREKNKYDRINNPKRIFYKMNSIQFQAMKILVAYGYLDSESFENGIVKVTEKSFGEEFQIMVEKSVELNTNLITLLAGPIADIDLYGHLGLKERTGLIEFRYDTI; encoded by the coding sequence ATGTATAGAATAATTTTGTTGAGTTCTCGAATTGCAAAAACAATAGAAATAGACAAATTGAAAATTCTTGATTTCTACTATGTATATCCTACAGAATTGTTAGATATCAAAAAGCCAGTTGGTTTTAAAAAATATGAAAAATTTTTAAAGCGTGAAAAAAATAAATATGATAGGATAAATAATCCTAAAAGAATATTTTATAAAATGAACAGCATACAATTTCAGGCGATGAAAATTTTGGTAGCATATGGTTATTTAGATTCGGAAAGTTTTGAAAACGGAATTGTAAAAGTTACCGAAAAATCTTTTGGAGAGGAATTTCAAATTATGGTAGAGAAATCAGTGGAATTGAATACGAACTTGATTACTTTGTTAGCTGGACCGATAGCAGATATTGATTTATATGGACATCTTGGCTTAAAAGAAAGAACAGGATTAATTGAATTTAGATATGACACAATATAA